From the genome of Armatimonadota bacterium:
GGACCCTGTGCTTTCTCCCGATGGCAAGAGCCTGGCCTATGTGGTCGATCGAACGCGCCTGATGGTGATGGACCTGGAGACCAAGAACAGTCGGCTTGTGATCGAAGGCGCCTCGATCGACAATGTGCAATGGTCGCCCGATGGCAACTGGTTCGTCTACACGAACGACGACAACGAGTACAACACCGATGTCTATATCGTAGCCTCGGCTGGAGGCAAACCGTACAACATCAGCCAGCATCCCGACTTCGACGGCTCGCCTCACTGGAGCGCAGACGGCAGGGTCATCACCTTCGTAAGCCGACGATCTGGAGAGCAAACCAACGTGTTCATGGTTTACACGAGTAAACTCGACCATGAGAGAACGCGCGCCGACCGCGAAGAGGAAGAGGACGATAAGTTCGACGCGCCCAAGAAGCCGGACCCGCCCAAAGAGGGCGAGAAGAAACCCATTCGAGTCGACCTGGACGGCATCGAACGCCGAGTGCGCCAGGTAACTAGAATGCAGGGCTCGCAAACCTCTCCGATCGCATCGCCAGATGGCAAGAAGATCGCTTTCCGCTCGTCTCACCAAGGCGAGGACGACATCTATGTTATCGATCTCGAAGCGACGGGGCCGGAGCGGCGCGTTACGACCGGCGGCAACGCCCCATCGCAGATGGAGTGGAGCGCGGACGGCAACAACATCTACTTCATCAGCCGAGGTCGAATCTCGCGGGTAGCGGCCGGCGGCGGAACCGTTCAGGCCACTAACTTCTCGGCCGAAATGTCCACCGACCGTCAAGCCGAGAACCTCTACATCTTTGAGGCTGCTTGGGGCGTATTGGATCGGATGTTCTACGATCCAAAGTTTCACGGCTGCGACTGGGCAGCCATGAAGACCAAGTACCGCGACTACATTCTGGCCGCCGAGACGGACGACGACTATACGGCGGCTGTATACCTGATGTTGGGCGAACTGAACTCCTCTCACGTTAGCTTTCGAAAAGGCGGCGGAGGCGGACCGGGCACCGACCCAGAAGAGGTTAGCACGAGCGGAAGCTCCGGCACGATCGGCGTCGTATGGTCTAACGACCGATCCGGCGAGGGACTGCTCATCGAACGCGTGCTGCCCGACATGCCCGCGTCTCGCGAGGATGCGAACCTGAAGCCAGGCGACCGCGTGCTGAGCGTGAACGAAATCTCTGTTGACGGCAATACAAACGTGTGGAAACTGTTCGACCGAACGGTCGGCAAACGGACGCGGCTGGTTATTCGAACAGCAGCAGGCGACGAACGAACCGTCTATCTGCGCCCGGTCGCCATGACTGCGCAGCGCCAAGCGCACTATCAGGCCTGGATCGACCGCAATCGCCAGATGGTGGAACGCCTCAGCAACGGTCAACTCGGCTACCTTCACATCCGCGGCATGAATCAAGGCAGCCTGTTAGAAATGGAGCGCGAGCTTTACTCCGCCGGATATGGCAAGAAGGGATTGCTGATCGACGTTCGATACAACGGGGGCGGCAGCACGGCCGACATGGTGATGGCGATGCTGGCCGTTCGACGACACGCCTACACGGTTTCTCGAACTCGCGGCCCGGGCTACCCCCAAGATCGACTTCCACTGGCCGCCTGGACTAAGCCCGCAGGCGTGCTGTGCAACGAGCGAAGCTTCAGCAACGCCGAGGTTTTCTCCTGGGCGTTCAAGACGCTAAAGCGCGGGCCGGTCTTCGGCTGGCAGACCTTTGGCGGCGTTATCAGCACCTCTCAAACTTCGTTGATGGACGGAAGCTCCGTCGGCACGCCTTTGCGCGGATGGCACGTGGTGAACAGCCACATTAACCTGGAGAACAACGGCTGTCCGCCCGACTTTCCGGTCGAGGAGATGCCCTACGACATCGCTAACGGCCTGGACCGGCAGTTAGAAAAGGCCGTCGCCGAGATGTTGAAAGAAGTCGCCAAAGCCCCGCCCGAGTTCCCAGACCAAAAGCCCTGAGAGCGATTGGTCTCTATCCGACTCTGAACGGGAATTTTTCGAAATGTAGCACAAATTTGAGTTCGAATCCTATCCCTCCGCACCCGCAGGTGTGGAGGGTCCATACTGGAACTCTGTTCGGAACGCTTTCTGGAACGCCACCCTTCTGGGTGGCCCCTCTCCGCGTCCTTTGCGCTCTAACGCCAGCCCGGAGTCCCTCGACCTATAAGGATACAAGGGATAGGATCGCGGCGAGAGCCGGGATGCGCGGCGGGCTGGCCGGGCGAAAGGTTCCAAGGGGCCGGCGGGACGCCGGCGGTACTCTAACGGTGGTCCGGCGCTACTTCAATACCGATCTCAAGAACTGCCCGGTCCAGCTGGTCGGGTGTGCGGCGATCTCTTCAGGCGTGCCCGCAACGATGATCTGGCCGCCCGCGTCGCCGCCCTCGGGGCCCAGATCGATCACCCAATCGGCCGTCTTGATCACGTCCAAATTGTGCTCGATGACCAGCACGGTGTTGCCCGCATCGACCAGTCGGTGCAGCACGCCGAGCAGCTTGCGAATGTCCTCAAAGTGCAGCCCTGTGGTCGGTTCGTCCAGGATGTAGACCGTGCTGCCGGTGCCGCGCTTGCTCAGTTCGGTCGCCAGCTTCACCCGTTGCGCCTCGCCGCCGCTTAGGGTTGTGGCGGGCTGGCCTAGCCGAATGTAATCAAGCCCCACGTCGTTTAAGGTCTGCATCTTGCGCTGGATGGCCGGAAAGGCGGCGAAGAAGCCGACCGCCTCCTCGACCGTCATGTTGAGCACGTCGGAGATGGTTTTGCCCTTGAACTTGATTTCCAGCGTTTCGCGGCCGTATCGCGCCCCTTTGCAACTCTCGCAGGGCACGTAAACATCGGGCAGAAACTGCATCTCGATTTTAATCATCCCGTCGCCGCGGCAGGCCTCGCATCGCCCGCCTCGGACGTTGAAGCTGAAGCGACCGGGAAGATAGCCTCGGGCGCGAGCCTCGGGCACGGCTGCGAAAAGGTCGCGGATAGTGTCGAACACGCCGGTATAGGTGGCCGGATTGCTGCGCGGAGTCCGCCCGATCGGCGACTGATCGATGTCGACCACCTTGTCCACGTCGTTCAGCCCTTCGATCGCGTTGTGAACGCCCCAAGCGTGTCGCGTGCCATAAACGTGGTACATGAGGCGCGGAAAGAGCGTCTCTTGAATCAGCGTGCTTTTGCCCGATCCGCTGACGCCCGTAACGCACACAAAAAGACCAAGGGGAATCTCCGCAGTTACGTTCTTAAGGTTATTCTGTCTTGCGCCGATCAGCCGAATGCGCTTCTTGGTCGGCGGTCGTCGCAGGAGGGGGATTTCGATTTGTCGCTTTTTGGTCAGATACTGTCCAGTGAGGCTCTCTTTGGTCTTTAGTATCTTGGAGAGCGGCCCAGCGGCGACCACATGGCCGCCGTGATCCCCCGCGCCCGGCCCCAGATCGACGATGTAATCGGCCTCGCGGATCGTCTCTTCGTCGTGCTCGACCACGATGACGGTATTGCCCAGGTCGCGCAGCCGCGTGAGCGTTTGTATCAGTTTGCGATTATCGCGCTGGTGCAGACCGATGCTCGGCTCGTCCAGGATGTAAAGCACTCCCATCAATCCGCTTCCAATTTGTGTCGCTAACCGTATCCGTTGCGCCTCGCCGCCCGCCAGCGTGTTGGCCGCGCGGTCTAACGTCAGGTAGCCTAAACCAACGTCTAACAGGAATCCCAGCCGAAGTCGCGTCTCTTTGACAATTCTCTCGCCAATGGTGCGCTCCCGCTCGGTGAGTTGGGGCGTCAGGCCGCCGAACCACTCGCAAGAGGCCTCGATGCTCATGCGTGCGACCTCGGCAATGTTTCGTCCCCCTACGGTTACGGCCAAGCTTTCGTCCTTCAGGCGGCGGCCTTTGCATTTAGGGCAGGGACGGACGGCCATAAACTGTTGCAACTCGCCCCGAATGTACTCGCTCTCGGTATCGTCGTACCGTCGCTGAAGGATATTCAGAATGCCTTCGAACGCGGCGCTGACAGTGCGAGACCGACCCCACTTGTTCTTAAACTCTACAGCCACCTCGCCCTGGACGCCGTACAGCAAAACGTTGAGCTGATTGGGTTTGAGATCGACGATGGGCGTCTCGACGCTAAAACCGTATCGTTTGGCCACTCCGGCCAACATTGCAAATCGCCATTCGGTCATCTCGCCGTCGCGCTTCAAAAAGGGCGCTAGCGCCCCTTCGGCGATCGATTTAGTAGGATCGGGAATCACCAGCTCGGGATCGAACTCGGTCTTGGTGCCCAGCCCGGTGCAATCAGGGCAGGCGCCATAAGGACTGTTGAAGGAAAAGGAGCGCGGCTCTAGCTCGCCCACGTTGATGCCGCAATCGGGGCAGGCGAACTGTTCGGAGAAGAGCGTCTCCGGCCCATCCTGTTGGCTGATGGCCACCACGCCTTTGCCTAATTTCAAGCCCGTCTCGATCGCTTCGGCCAGTCGGGTTTGAATGCCGTCTTTGACGACCAACCGGTCGACGACGACCTCGATGGTGTGCTGCTTGTATCGGTCGAGAGGGATGTCGTCGGTTACTTCGCGCATCTCGCCATCGACGCGCACGCGCACGAAGCCCATCTTGTGGATGTCTTCGAAAATCTGCCGATACTCGCCCTTTCGGCCGCGAATGACCGGTCCTAACACTTGGATGCGCTCGCCTTCAGGCATCTGCATTACGCTTTCGACAATGCCATCGACGGTCTGGCGGGTAATCGGTTTGCCGCAATTGGGGCAGTGCGGTCGTCCCGCCCGAGCAAATAACAAGCGAAGATAATCGTAGACTTCTGTGATGGTACCGACCGTCGAGCGCGGATTGTGGCTGGTGGACTTTTGGTCGATAGAGACGGCTGGGGACAACCCTTCGATGTAATCCACGTCGGGCTTGTCCATGACGCCCAAGAATTG
Proteins encoded in this window:
- a CDS encoding PD40 domain-containing protein, giving the protein MRLHFSALIFLLVSIAVSQSPIKFARFPAPSPDGSQIAFSWQGDIWIAPMTGGEAKRLTVNTAYDYAPAWSHDGKMIAFSSNRMGNDDVFVLTLASGELRQLTYYSGRDRVMSWTSDNSAVLFTSERDWEPFGYTLSLYAAPLSGGTPYRVHSAPSDYHMLSPDGTKVAFNRRGSPWWRKHYRGSAASDLYVADLKTQMHRKLTDFDGQDGFPMWTPDGQTLYYLSERDGTYNIWRVSANGGSSTQVTRFKDDGPRNPRLSTNGSTMVFEQGLDLWALSLPSGQPRKIDVKAYGDVRQAQMVHRTMTSGANQFAIAPNGKEVAFIVRGELFATRFPAGGTTKRLTDTVREETGLAWSSDSKTIYFSSNRDGNFDLYSLTSDSEAEARLRRTEAYRLDRLTSGPGHKWDPVLSPDGKSLAYVVDRTRLMVMDLETKNSRLVIEGASIDNVQWSPDGNWFVYTNDDNEYNTDVYIVASAGGKPYNISQHPDFDGSPHWSADGRVITFVSRRSGEQTNVFMVYTSKLDHERTRADREEEEDDKFDAPKKPDPPKEGEKKPIRVDLDGIERRVRQVTRMQGSQTSPIASPDGKKIAFRSSHQGEDDIYVIDLEATGPERRVTTGGNAPSQMEWSADGNNIYFISRGRISRVAAGGGTVQATNFSAEMSTDRQAENLYIFEAAWGVLDRMFYDPKFHGCDWAAMKTKYRDYILAAETDDDYTAAVYLMLGELNSSHVSFRKGGGGGPGTDPEEVSTSGSSGTIGVVWSNDRSGEGLLIERVLPDMPASREDANLKPGDRVLSVNEISVDGNTNVWKLFDRTVGKRTRLVIRTAAGDERTVYLRPVAMTAQRQAHYQAWIDRNRQMVERLSNGQLGYLHIRGMNQGSLLEMERELYSAGYGKKGLLIDVRYNGGGSTADMVMAMLAVRRHAYTVSRTRGPGYPQDRLPLAAWTKPAGVLCNERSFSNAEVFSWAFKTLKRGPVFGWQTFGGVISTSQTSLMDGSSVGTPLRGWHVVNSHINLENNGCPPDFPVEEMPYDIANGLDRQLEKAVAEMLKEVAKAPPEFPDQKP
- the uvrA gene encoding excinuclease ABC subunit UvrA, whose amino-acid sequence is MAQDKIVIQGAREHNLKNFRIELPRDKLIVITGISGSGKSTLAFDTLYAEGQRRYVESLSSYARQFLGVMDKPDVDYIEGLSPAVSIDQKSTSHNPRSTVGTITEVYDYLRLLFARAGRPHCPNCGKPITRQTVDGIVESVMQMPEGERIQVLGPVIRGRKGEYRQIFEDIHKMGFVRVRVDGEMREVTDDIPLDRYKQHTIEVVVDRLVVKDGIQTRLAEAIETGLKLGKGVVAISQQDGPETLFSEQFACPDCGINVGELEPRSFSFNSPYGACPDCTGLGTKTEFDPELVIPDPTKSIAEGALAPFLKRDGEMTEWRFAMLAGVAKRYGFSVETPIVDLKPNQLNVLLYGVQGEVAVEFKNKWGRSRTVSAAFEGILNILQRRYDDTESEYIRGELQQFMAVRPCPKCKGRRLKDESLAVTVGGRNIAEVARMSIEASCEWFGGLTPQLTERERTIGERIVKETRLRLGFLLDVGLGYLTLDRAANTLAGGEAQRIRLATQIGSGLMGVLYILDEPSIGLHQRDNRKLIQTLTRLRDLGNTVIVVEHDEETIREADYIVDLGPGAGDHGGHVVAAGPLSKILKTKESLTGQYLTKKRQIEIPLLRRPPTKKRIRLIGARQNNLKNVTAEIPLGLFVCVTGVSGSGKSTLIQETLFPRLMYHVYGTRHAWGVHNAIEGLNDVDKVVDIDQSPIGRTPRSNPATYTGVFDTIRDLFAAVPEARARGYLPGRFSFNVRGGRCEACRGDGMIKIEMQFLPDVYVPCESCKGARYGRETLEIKFKGKTISDVLNMTVEEAVGFFAAFPAIQRKMQTLNDVGLDYIRLGQPATTLSGGEAQRVKLATELSKRGTGSTVYILDEPTTGLHFEDIRKLLGVLHRLVDAGNTVLVIEHNLDVIKTADWVIDLGPEGGDAGGQIIVAGTPEEIAAHPTSWTGQFLRSVLK